One genomic region from Xenopus laevis strain J_2021 chromosome 2L, Xenopus_laevis_v10.1, whole genome shotgun sequence encodes:
- the MGC89248.L gene encoding retinol dehydrogenase 16 gives MWFLLVAVLVALILVYRWNRQKKILTNLTDKYVLITGCDSGFGNLLARQLDRRGVQVLAACLTQKGAEELKKETSSGLQTVILDVTDSQSVAATAKWTSQIVQDKGLWGLVNNAGILIPVTPNEWLKKDDFRTIIDVNLLGMVDVTLSLLPLIRKAKGRIVNVSSIAGRVAICGGGYCISKFGVEAFSDTIRRELKYFGVKVSIIAPDFFKTLILDSGRLLESIKNIWNKVPQNIQSHYGEQYFHKYCKFIKNISSLSTSKLTIVTDCMEHALFAVHPWTRYSAGWYAKLYYMPLSYLPTCIADFMLRHF, from the exons ATGTGGTTCCTTCTAGTGGCAGTACTGGTGGCTCTGATCTTGGTCTACAGATGGAACAGACAGAAGAAAATACTGACAAATCTCACAGATAAATATGTACTTATCACAGGCTGTGACTCTGGATTTGGAAACCTGTTGGCAAGGCAGTTGGACAGACGTGGGGTACAGGTACTTGCAGCCTGTCTGACTCAAAAAGGTGCTGAAGAACTTAAAAAGGAGACATCAAGTGGACTACAAACTGTCATCCTGGATGTTACTGACAGCCAGAGTGTGGCTGCTACTGCTAAATGGACATCTCAGATTGTCCAGGATAAAG GGCTGTGGGGTTTAGTGAACAATGCAGGAATTTTAATCCCTGTGACCCCCAACGAGTGGTTAAAGAAAGATGACTTTCGCACAATAATTGACGTCAATCTTCTGGGTATGGTGGATGTGACCCTAAGTCTGCTGCCTCTCATCAGGAAAGCTAAAGGACGTATAGTCAATGTGTCAAGCATAGCAGGGCGAGTGGCAATATGTGGAGGTGGCTACTGTATCTCCAAATTTGGAGTGGAAGCGTTTTCAGACACTATCAG ACGGGAACTCAAATACTTTGGTGTGAAAGTTTCTATCATTGCACCCGACttctttaaaacattaattttagATTCTGGAAGACTTCTGGAaagcatcaaaaatatttggaacaAAGTCCCACAAAATATCCAAAGCCACTATGGGGAACAGTATTTCCATAAGT AttgtaaattcattaaaaatattagtTCCCTAAGCACATCCAAACTCACCATTGTCACTGACTGCATGGAGCATGCCCTGTTTGCAGTTCACCCCTGGACACGCTACTCAGCAGGATGGTATGCCAAACTCTACTACATGCCTCTTTCTTACCTCCCAACTTGTATTGCTGACTTCATGCTACGCCATTTCTAA